A region of Cytophagia bacterium CHB2 DNA encodes the following proteins:
- a CDS encoding GatB/YqeY domain-containing protein: MTLLERLSEEIKTAMKSGDKVRVETLRLLRSQLKDAQIAKMQPLEPQEEIDVLNSAAKKRRESIAAYQNAGRDDLVASETAELNIIAEYLPKALSAEEIAAIVDAAVRETGAKDAKDLGKVMGKIMPQVKGRADGKLLQQLVRERLG; the protein is encoded by the coding sequence ATGACGTTGCTGGAACGATTGAGCGAGGAAATTAAGACCGCCATGAAGAGCGGCGACAAAGTTCGCGTCGAAACGCTGCGCCTGTTGCGTTCGCAATTGAAAGACGCACAAATCGCCAAAATGCAGCCGCTCGAGCCGCAAGAGGAAATCGACGTGTTGAACAGCGCCGCCAAAAAGCGCCGCGAATCAATTGCCGCCTATCAAAATGCCGGGCGCGATGATTTGGTCGCGAGTGAAACCGCTGAGTTGAACATCATCGCCGAGTATTTGCCGAAAGCCCTGAGCGCGGAGGAAATCGCGGCGATTGTCGATGCAGCCGTGCGCGAGACCGGCGCGAAAGACGCCAAGGATCTCGGCAAAGTCATGGGGAAGATCATGCCGCAGGTCAAAGGCCGCGCCGACGGCAAGCTCTTGCAGCAACTCGTGCGCGAGCGGCTCGGTTGA